A portion of the Rhodococcus pseudokoreensis genome contains these proteins:
- a CDS encoding NAD(P)-dependent malic enzyme — MSIVSEPTTPQKVELTDEEIFAGHIGGKLSVETTAPLDSQRALSIAYTPGVAQVSRAIAADETLADRYTWTNRLVVVVSDGSAVLGLGDIGPRASLPVMEGKSALFKNFAGLNSIPLVLDTKDPDEIVETLIRLRPSFGAVNLEDISAPRCFEIEKRVIEALDCPVMHDDQHGTAIVVLAALKGAVKVQDRDLHDLRVVISGAGAAGVACANILLAAGIADVTVLDSKGIVSADRTDLNEIKVDLAARTNPAGRRGGVVEALNGADVFLGVSAGTVPEELIATMAENSIVFALSNPDPEIHPDVARKHAAIVATGRSDFPNQINNVLAFPGVFKGALDAGARRITEGMKLAAAEAILSVVGDELAVDKIVPSPLDPRVAPAVAEAVAAAARAEGVTD; from the coding sequence GTGTCCATCGTGTCCGAACCCACCACACCGCAGAAGGTCGAACTGACCGACGAGGAGATCTTCGCCGGCCACATCGGGGGAAAGCTCTCGGTAGAGACCACCGCTCCCCTCGATTCGCAGCGCGCCCTGTCCATCGCTTACACGCCCGGTGTCGCGCAGGTCTCCCGCGCCATCGCGGCCGACGAGACCCTCGCCGACCGCTACACCTGGACCAACCGCCTCGTGGTCGTCGTCTCCGACGGCTCCGCGGTGCTCGGCCTCGGTGACATCGGCCCCCGCGCCTCCCTCCCCGTGATGGAAGGCAAGTCGGCCCTGTTCAAGAACTTCGCCGGGTTGAACTCGATCCCGCTGGTCCTCGACACCAAGGACCCCGACGAGATCGTCGAAACCCTGATCCGGCTGCGCCCGAGCTTCGGCGCCGTCAACCTCGAAGACATCTCCGCACCCCGCTGCTTCGAGATCGAAAAGCGCGTCATCGAGGCCCTCGACTGCCCGGTCATGCACGACGACCAGCACGGCACCGCCATCGTCGTCCTCGCCGCCCTCAAGGGTGCGGTCAAGGTCCAGGACCGCGACCTCCACGACCTGCGGGTCGTCATCTCCGGTGCCGGCGCCGCCGGTGTCGCCTGCGCGAACATCCTGCTCGCCGCCGGTATCGCGGACGTAACGGTGCTGGACTCGAAGGGCATCGTCTCGGCCGACCGCACCGACCTCAACGAGATCAAGGTCGACCTGGCCGCGCGCACCAACCCGGCCGGTCGCCGCGGCGGTGTCGTCGAAGCACTCAACGGTGCAGATGTGTTCCTCGGCGTGTCCGCGGGCACCGTCCCGGAGGAGCTCATCGCGACCATGGCGGAGAACTCCATCGTGTTCGCACTGTCGAACCCGGACCCGGAGATCCACCCCGACGTCGCCCGCAAGCACGCGGCGATCGTCGCGACGGGGCGCTCGGACTTCCCGAACCAGATCAACAATGTGCTCGCCTTCCCCGGTGTGTTCAAGGGTGCGCTCGACGCCGGCGCCCGCCGCATCACCGAAGGCATGAAACTTGCCGCCGCCGAGGCAATCCTCTCGGTCGTCGGTGACGAGCTGGCTGTAGACAAGATCGTTCCCAGCCCGCTCGATCCTCGCGTCGCCCCCGCTGTCGCGGAGGCAGTCGCCGCCGCTGCTCGCGCAGAAGGCGTCACCGACTAG
- a CDS encoding PHP domain-containing protein, whose product MLIDLHTHSTASDGTDSPADLVRAAGAAELDIVAITDHDTTAGWAEAVAALPPGLALVRGMEMSCEGRGEDGRPVAVHLLAYLFDPAHAAFARERERLRNERIVRIRAMAELMMEDGLPIDADEVLAEAGPAAGRPHLARALMRAGVVGSIGEAFVDLLAPRGRYFVDKSDTPLDEAVQLVAEAGGVSVLAHGRARTRGRLLSLDHVRDLAGAGLHGLEVHHPDHSPEDSRVLQALADELGLVVTGSSDYHGTNKAIRLGEFTTDADEFDTLVSKASGVQVVSA is encoded by the coding sequence GTGCTCATCGATCTCCACACCCATTCGACGGCCTCCGACGGAACCGACAGCCCGGCGGACCTGGTGCGCGCCGCGGGCGCGGCGGAACTCGACATCGTGGCGATCACCGATCACGACACGACCGCGGGGTGGGCCGAAGCGGTCGCGGCGCTGCCTCCGGGGCTCGCCCTGGTGCGGGGCATGGAGATGTCCTGCGAGGGTCGGGGCGAGGACGGACGCCCGGTCGCGGTGCACCTTCTCGCCTACCTGTTCGATCCCGCTCACGCGGCGTTCGCACGGGAACGGGAACGCTTGCGGAACGAGCGCATCGTCCGGATCCGCGCGATGGCCGAGTTGATGATGGAGGACGGCCTCCCCATCGACGCCGACGAGGTGCTCGCGGAAGCGGGACCGGCGGCCGGGCGCCCGCACCTGGCGAGGGCCCTCATGCGCGCAGGCGTGGTCGGCAGCATCGGTGAAGCGTTCGTGGACCTGCTGGCCCCGCGCGGCCGGTACTTCGTCGACAAATCGGACACTCCGCTCGACGAGGCCGTGCAACTGGTGGCGGAGGCCGGGGGAGTGAGCGTCCTCGCCCACGGCCGGGCCCGCACGAGGGGGCGGCTGCTGTCGCTCGATCACGTTCGCGACCTGGCGGGAGCCGGTCTCCACGGGCTCGAGGTTCATCACCCCGATCACTCGCCGGAAGATTCGCGGGTGCTGCAGGCCCTCGCCGACGAGCTCGGTCTGGTCGTCACCGGCTCCTCCGACTACCACGGAACGAACAAGGCCATCCGGCTCGGCGAGTTCACGACGGACGCCGACGAGTTCGACACCCTCGTGTCGAAAGCATCAGGGGTGCAGGTGGTCTCGGCATGA
- a CDS encoding suppressor of fused domain protein, translating to MTDSVVASVRAHLLGQIGGPEPTAASVTFLGVEPLDVLRFDPDDEDLVRYVTLGCSRHPMSDPGELVADALRGPRAELILTLRGGAGVASGVARTLAVLAAAPSVEGVVLVEDALLDLGEPLWKDAPFTAVLLGESTIPDLPLPEPAEAVRFLAAVPLTGTEAAWVRLRGAGALREAWAEAGIDVRDPLRGAASL from the coding sequence GTGACTGACAGCGTTGTGGCCTCCGTTCGCGCGCACCTGCTGGGGCAGATCGGGGGACCGGAGCCGACTGCGGCATCGGTGACGTTCCTGGGCGTCGAGCCGCTGGACGTGCTGCGATTCGACCCGGACGACGAGGATCTGGTCCGCTACGTGACCCTGGGATGCTCCCGGCACCCGATGAGCGACCCCGGCGAACTGGTGGCCGACGCCCTCCGCGGCCCCCGCGCCGAACTGATCCTCACCCTGCGCGGCGGCGCCGGGGTGGCGTCGGGAGTCGCGCGCACCCTGGCGGTGCTGGCGGCGGCGCCGTCGGTGGAAGGTGTCGTCCTCGTGGAGGACGCGCTGCTCGACCTGGGGGAGCCGCTGTGGAAGGACGCACCGTTCACCGCCGTGCTGCTCGGTGAGTCGACGATCCCCGACCTCCCGCTGCCCGAACCCGCGGAGGCCGTGCGGTTCCTCGCGGCCGTGCCGCTCACCGGCACCGAGGCGGCGTGGGTCCGGTTGCGCGGCGCCGGCGCCCTGCGTGAGGCGTGGGCGGAGGCGGGCATCGACGTCCGCGATCCGCTCCGCGGCGCCGCGTCGCTCTAG
- a CDS encoding ABC transporter substrate-binding protein, which produces MRTSRILSGFTRRSVGSIALATVAVVSLAACGGGGSDPLSGGGEGSGDDPNAIIVGSANFPESETVANIYTEVLRANGFDVTTKFNIGSREAYIPALKDGSIDVIPDYTGNLLQYLDPDATATSAADVDAALPAALGSELTITTPAPAEDKDAVVVTKETAERWNLASIADLAAHSNEVKFGAPAEFQERPGGLPGLKAKYGLDITPDNFVPIADGGGPATVDALASGQITAADIFTTSPAIAQNGFVVLADPLNNFAAQNVVPVLRTTKSSDKLTRALDALSAKLTTEELVALNNSVSGDAKTEPAAAAKQWVTDQGLDKPVS; this is translated from the coding sequence ATGCGCACCTCACGAATTCTGTCGGGCTTCACCCGCCGCTCCGTGGGCAGTATCGCTCTCGCGACGGTCGCCGTTGTGTCACTCGCGGCGTGTGGTGGCGGCGGATCCGACCCCCTGTCCGGCGGCGGCGAGGGCTCCGGCGACGACCCGAACGCGATCATCGTGGGATCGGCGAACTTCCCCGAATCGGAGACGGTCGCGAACATCTACACCGAGGTGCTCCGCGCCAACGGGTTCGACGTGACGACGAAGTTCAACATCGGCTCTCGCGAGGCCTACATTCCCGCGCTGAAGGACGGGTCGATCGACGTCATCCCCGATTACACGGGCAACCTCCTGCAGTATCTCGACCCTGATGCCACCGCCACCAGCGCAGCCGACGTCGATGCGGCGCTGCCCGCCGCGCTGGGCTCGGAACTGACGATCACCACCCCGGCCCCCGCGGAGGACAAGGACGCCGTCGTCGTCACGAAGGAGACGGCGGAGCGCTGGAACCTCGCCTCCATCGCGGATCTGGCGGCGCACTCGAACGAGGTGAAGTTCGGCGCACCGGCCGAATTCCAGGAACGTCCCGGTGGCCTGCCCGGCCTGAAGGCCAAGTACGGCCTCGACATCACGCCCGACAACTTCGTGCCGATCGCCGACGGCGGCGGTCCGGCCACGGTGGACGCTCTCGCGTCGGGACAGATCACGGCCGCCGACATCTTCACCACGTCCCCGGCGATCGCACAGAACGGTTTCGTGGTGCTCGCGGACCCGCTGAACAACTTCGCGGCCCAGAACGTCGTCCCGGTGTTGCGCACCACCAAGTCCTCCGACAAGCTGACCCGCGCCCTCGACGCGCTGTCCGCGAAGCTGACCACCGAAGAGCTTGTCGCGCTCAACAATTCCGTCTCGGGTGATGCGAAGACCGAGCCGGCGGCGGCCGCGAAGCAGTGGGTGACGGACCAGGGGCTCGACAAGCCGGTCTCGTGA
- a CDS encoding metallophosphoesterase family protein, which translates to MVSVLAVSDETIESLWSSQVRAMDVDLILGAGDLPFDYLEYLIDALDAPCVFVPGNHDADLSGYSAGRVGWMRAGLPSAWPGPCGAVNADGRIVRIAGLRIAGLGGSIRYNDGPNQWTERQQRRRARNLAMTSAWHARRSGVSGVDVLLTHSPPRGVGDQEDPPHRGFECFENLAGRLQARVMIHGHVHPYGRAAEDRTLGATTVINTVGFTLMDLSPGAEPSIVRRRHGT; encoded by the coding sequence ATGGTCTCGGTACTCGCAGTGTCCGACGAGACGATCGAGTCGCTGTGGAGTTCGCAGGTGCGCGCCATGGACGTCGACCTGATCCTCGGTGCGGGCGACCTCCCATTCGACTATCTGGAATACCTGATCGACGCCCTCGACGCGCCGTGCGTCTTCGTGCCGGGCAACCACGACGCCGACCTGTCCGGCTATTCCGCGGGACGCGTCGGGTGGATGCGGGCGGGACTGCCCTCGGCGTGGCCGGGACCGTGCGGCGCGGTCAATGCGGACGGCCGGATCGTGCGGATCGCGGGCCTGCGCATCGCAGGACTCGGCGGATCCATCCGCTACAACGACGGCCCCAATCAGTGGACGGAGCGGCAGCAGCGGCGGCGGGCGCGCAACCTGGCGATGACCAGCGCGTGGCACGCGCGCCGCTCCGGGGTGTCCGGCGTCGACGTGCTGCTCACGCACAGCCCGCCGCGGGGAGTCGGCGACCAGGAGGATCCGCCGCACCGGGGGTTCGAATGCTTCGAGAACCTGGCGGGCAGGCTGCAGGCCCGCGTCATGATCCACGGGCACGTGCACCCGTACGGCCGGGCGGCCGAGGACCGCACGCTCGGCGCGACGACCGTCATCAACACGGTGGGATTCACCCTGATGGACTTGTCGCCGGGCGCCGAACCGAGCATCGTCAGGCGCCGGCATGGCACGTGA
- a CDS encoding ABC transporter permease translates to MNIFGGAWEYIVDPANWSGSTGIGTRILEHLWYSFLAVALSAVVAVPIGLIIGHLRKGDVVVVGLVNALRSLPTLGLLTFLVLLLGLGLIPPILALVILGIPPVLAGTYAGVANVDRTVVDAARAMGMTEWQVLTRVEAPNALPLMLGGLRNATLQIIATATVAAYVNLGGLGRYIFDGLALRQYDRVLVGALLVTILALVVDGLLALAVWASVPGTGRLRRNPSAGQIVERAS, encoded by the coding sequence GTGAACATCTTCGGCGGCGCCTGGGAGTACATCGTCGACCCGGCCAACTGGTCGGGCAGCACCGGAATCGGCACCCGCATCCTCGAACACCTCTGGTACAGCTTTCTGGCGGTCGCACTGTCCGCGGTGGTGGCGGTGCCGATCGGTCTGATCATCGGGCATCTGCGCAAGGGTGACGTGGTCGTGGTCGGTCTCGTCAACGCGCTGCGGTCGCTGCCGACGCTGGGCCTGCTGACGTTCCTGGTTCTCCTGCTCGGGCTGGGTCTGATCCCGCCGATACTGGCCCTGGTGATCCTCGGGATCCCGCCGGTCCTCGCGGGCACGTATGCGGGTGTCGCGAACGTCGACCGGACGGTGGTGGACGCCGCCCGCGCGATGGGGATGACCGAATGGCAGGTCCTCACGCGGGTCGAGGCCCCGAATGCGCTGCCGCTCATGCTCGGCGGGCTGCGCAACGCCACGCTGCAGATCATCGCGACCGCAACGGTGGCCGCGTACGTCAACCTCGGTGGCCTGGGCCGGTACATCTTCGACGGACTGGCCCTGCGTCAATACGACCGGGTGCTCGTCGGCGCCCTGCTGGTGACGATTCTGGCTCTCGTCGTGGACGGTTTGCTCGCGCTGGCGGTGTGGGCGTCCGTTCCGGGAACCGGCCGCCTGCGGCGGAACCCGAGCGCCGGGCAGATCGTGGAGCGCGCGTCGTAA
- a CDS encoding ABC transporter ATP-binding protein encodes MITFSGVTKQYPDGTTAVDGLDLQIEAESFTVFVGPSGCGKTTSMRMINRMITPTAGTITVDGRDIARTDAVKLRLGIGYVIQSAGLLPHRTVVDNVATVPVLRGDSRRNARKAALAVLERVGLDPALASRYPGQLSGGQQQRVGVARALAADPPILLMDEPFSAVDPVVREDLQAEMQRLQAEMRKTIVFVTHDIDEAVKLGDRVAVFGPGGRLQQYDAPDTVLSAPATDFVASFVGRDRGYRGLSFRTADQVPLHTLRTATENELPGLRLEQGEWVLVVTEAGVPRGWIDVTGVEGARAGRPLSECTAAGGSLFTPGADLRQALDAAISSPSGIGVAVDADGAVSGGILGSEVIAKLAEQRAAEDRARGEHYFTAQQATPDGP; translated from the coding sequence GTGATCACGTTCTCGGGAGTCACCAAGCAGTACCCGGACGGCACGACGGCGGTGGACGGCCTCGACCTGCAGATCGAGGCCGAATCGTTCACGGTCTTCGTGGGGCCGTCCGGCTGCGGCAAGACCACGTCGATGCGGATGATCAACCGGATGATCACCCCGACCGCGGGCACCATCACCGTCGACGGCCGCGACATAGCCCGGACCGACGCGGTGAAGCTTCGCCTCGGCATCGGGTACGTCATCCAGAGCGCGGGACTGTTGCCGCACCGCACGGTGGTCGACAACGTCGCGACCGTCCCGGTGCTGCGCGGCGACTCGAGGCGCAACGCCCGCAAGGCCGCGCTGGCGGTTCTCGAACGCGTCGGACTCGACCCGGCGCTGGCGTCCCGCTATCCCGGTCAGCTCTCCGGCGGCCAGCAACAACGCGTCGGGGTCGCCCGGGCGCTGGCCGCCGATCCGCCGATCCTGCTGATGGACGAACCGTTCAGCGCCGTCGATCCCGTTGTCCGCGAAGATCTGCAGGCCGAGATGCAGCGACTGCAGGCGGAAATGCGCAAGACGATCGTGTTCGTCACCCACGACATCGACGAGGCCGTCAAACTCGGTGACCGGGTGGCGGTCTTCGGGCCGGGCGGCCGGTTGCAGCAGTACGACGCACCCGACACGGTGCTGTCCGCACCGGCCACCGATTTCGTCGCCTCATTCGTGGGTCGCGACCGCGGGTACCGCGGGCTGTCGTTCCGGACGGCGGATCAGGTTCCGCTGCACACCCTGCGGACGGCGACCGAGAACGAATTGCCCGGGCTGCGGCTCGAACAGGGTGAATGGGTCCTCGTCGTCACCGAGGCGGGCGTGCCGCGGGGGTGGATCGACGTCACCGGCGTCGAGGGCGCGCGGGCCGGCCGGCCCCTCTCCGAATGCACTGCGGCGGGCGGATCGCTCTTCACTCCCGGCGCCGATCTGCGGCAGGCACTGGACGCGGCGATCTCCTCGCCATCGGGCATCGGGGTGGCCGTCGACGCGGACGGCGCGGTGTCGGGCGGCATCCTCGGCTCCGAGGTGATCGCGAAGCTTGCCGAGCAACGGGCGGCGGAGGACCGCGCACGGGGTGAGCACTACTTCACTGCCCAGCAGGCGACCCCGGACGGGCCGTGA
- a CDS encoding ABC transporter permease, which produces MRWLIDNFSVVVDLTKTHLYLALVPLLIGLLIAVPVGTAIRGASWLRKITLIVAGIAFTIPSLALFVTIPSVFGLQILDPLNVVIALTIYSTALLIRAVPEALDSVPADVVDSATAMGFTRLRRALTVELPLALPVLIANVRVVAVTNISLVSVGSLIGIGGLGTLFTQGYQRDYPDQILAGIISIVVLALAFDLLLFLVGRALTPWTRQQKVRRAPLVAGQSTAPAPEEAS; this is translated from the coding sequence ATGCGCTGGCTCATCGACAACTTCTCGGTCGTCGTCGACCTGACGAAGACCCATCTGTATCTCGCGCTGGTTCCGCTGCTGATCGGGCTGCTCATCGCGGTTCCGGTGGGGACGGCGATCCGGGGTGCTTCGTGGCTGCGGAAGATCACGCTGATCGTGGCGGGCATCGCGTTCACGATCCCGTCGCTGGCGCTGTTCGTGACGATCCCCTCCGTCTTCGGACTGCAGATCCTGGACCCGCTCAATGTGGTGATCGCGCTGACGATCTACTCCACCGCACTGCTCATCCGCGCCGTGCCGGAGGCGCTCGACTCCGTTCCCGCAGACGTCGTCGACTCCGCCACCGCGATGGGTTTCACCCGCCTCCGCCGGGCGCTGACGGTCGAATTGCCGCTCGCACTGCCCGTTCTCATCGCGAACGTCCGGGTGGTGGCGGTGACCAACATCTCGCTGGTGTCGGTGGGTTCGCTGATCGGGATCGGCGGCCTCGGCACCCTGTTCACGCAGGGCTACCAGCGGGACTATCCCGACCAGATCCTGGCGGGGATCATCTCGATCGTCGTGCTGGCCCTCGCGTTCGACCTGCTGCTGTTCCTCGTCGGCCGGGCACTGACACCGTGGACCCGGCAGCAGAAGGTGCGGCGCGCACCGCTGGTCGCGGGACAATCGACGGCCCCGGCGCCGGAGGAGGCTTCGTGA
- the corA gene encoding magnesium/cobalt transporter CorA, with amino-acid sequence MPSVPSLPRRGSDKDQRNGDKDPGSRIRIPTARAIVDCGVYVDGTRLPGKYTHQAAMAEVRKQGQGFVWVGLLAPDEGQMESVAETFGLHELMVEDAVHAHQRPKLERYDDVLFLVLRTVNYVPHESVATASEIVETGEIMVFVGVNFVITVRHGDHSPLSNVRHALEANRERLALGPYAVLHAVADHVVDTYLEVTQAIEEDVDSMEEAVFSPRSTVAVEHIYLLKREIVELRKSVNPLSNPLLRLTRSPGNPVPKEIRRYFRDVLDHHTTVAERIAEYDEVLSSLVDAALAKVAVQQNTDMRKISAWVAIAAVPTMIAGIYGMNFDNMPELHWQYGYHGVVFVIASVAVGLFVTFRRNNWL; translated from the coding sequence GTGCCGTCTGTGCCCTCGCTCCCCCGGCGCGGCAGCGACAAGGATCAGCGCAACGGCGACAAGGACCCGGGTTCCCGGATCCGCATCCCGACCGCGCGGGCCATCGTGGACTGCGGGGTGTACGTCGACGGCACGAGGCTCCCCGGCAAGTACACGCACCAGGCGGCGATGGCCGAGGTCCGCAAGCAGGGTCAGGGGTTCGTGTGGGTCGGGCTGCTCGCCCCCGACGAGGGGCAGATGGAGAGCGTGGCCGAGACGTTCGGGCTGCACGAACTGATGGTCGAGGACGCCGTCCACGCCCACCAGCGGCCGAAGCTCGAGCGCTACGACGACGTGCTGTTCCTGGTGCTGCGGACGGTCAACTATGTGCCGCACGAGTCGGTGGCCACTGCCAGCGAGATCGTCGAGACCGGCGAGATCATGGTCTTCGTGGGCGTGAACTTCGTCATCACCGTGCGGCACGGTGACCATTCCCCGCTGTCGAACGTCCGGCACGCGCTGGAGGCGAACCGGGAGCGGCTCGCCCTCGGCCCGTACGCGGTGCTGCACGCGGTCGCGGACCACGTGGTGGACACGTACCTCGAGGTCACCCAGGCCATCGAGGAGGACGTCGACAGCATGGAAGAGGCGGTGTTCAGTCCGCGCAGCACCGTCGCGGTCGAACACATCTACCTGCTCAAGCGGGAGATCGTCGAACTCCGCAAGTCGGTGAACCCGCTGTCCAACCCGTTGCTCCGGCTGACGCGGTCACCGGGCAATCCGGTGCCGAAGGAGATCCGCCGCTACTTCCGCGACGTCCTCGACCACCACACCACCGTCGCCGAGCGGATCGCCGAATACGACGAGGTGCTCAGCTCACTCGTCGATGCCGCGCTCGCGAAGGTCGCCGTGCAGCAGAACACCGACATGCGCAAGATCTCGGCGTGGGTGGCCATCGCGGCTGTGCCGACGATGATCGCGGGCATCTACGGCATGAACTTCGACAACATGCCCGAACTCCACTGGCAGTACGGCTATCACGGCGTGGTGTTCGTGATCGCGTCGGTGGCGGTGGGCCTGTTCGTCACGTTCCGCCGGAACAACTGGCTCTAG
- a CDS encoding ABC transporter substrate-binding protein: MAHTRTDQSARRRHRPAAWSRALTAASALLLVAGLASGCARGDRTLDGAAGQGPGEIVVGAGDGAESRILAEIYAGALRSTGVPVTTDGGLGDRTAYLGQLDAGSVTLVPEFTGRLLRYYDPGSTETEQDDVFEALSKALPQGLSISDFAAAEDRSALAVTPQASEQLGLTTLDDLVPACGTSAAVLAPAFEAGALAGLTGCAFAQTRRVADDAAAVGELAVPPPAGGTVVAGVTTASPDVADADLVLLSDDEHVFTAQNVVPLFRIGTLSEAQLKALNVVAGELTTADLADMIGQVRGGADSADVGRVWLDAHL, from the coding sequence GTGGCACACACACGCACAGACCAATCGGCCCGCCGCAGGCACCGCCCGGCGGCGTGGTCCCGCGCACTGACCGCCGCGTCCGCGCTGCTTCTCGTCGCGGGGCTGGCGTCGGGATGCGCTCGTGGCGACAGAACCCTCGACGGTGCCGCAGGGCAGGGGCCGGGCGAGATCGTGGTGGGTGCGGGCGACGGTGCGGAGAGCCGCATCCTCGCCGAAATCTATGCGGGTGCCCTGCGTTCGACGGGCGTGCCGGTCACCACCGACGGCGGCCTCGGTGACCGGACCGCCTATCTCGGGCAACTCGATGCCGGCAGCGTCACGCTGGTGCCGGAGTTCACGGGCCGGTTGCTGCGCTATTACGACCCCGGCTCGACGGAAACCGAGCAGGACGATGTGTTCGAGGCGTTGAGCAAGGCTCTGCCACAGGGGCTTTCGATCTCCGACTTCGCCGCCGCCGAGGACAGGTCGGCGCTGGCGGTGACTCCGCAGGCATCCGAACAGCTCGGTCTCACCACCCTCGACGACCTTGTTCCCGCGTGCGGAACGAGCGCGGCCGTCCTCGCCCCGGCCTTCGAGGCCGGCGCTCTCGCCGGCCTCACCGGGTGCGCGTTCGCGCAGACGCGGAGGGTGGCCGACGACGCCGCCGCGGTCGGTGAACTCGCCGTCCCGCCGCCGGCGGGCGGAACGGTGGTGGCCGGGGTGACCACGGCGTCGCCCGACGTCGCGGACGCGGATCTGGTTCTGCTGTCGGACGACGAACACGTGTTCACCGCGCAGAACGTGGTGCCGCTGTTCCGGATCGGGACTCTGAGCGAAGCCCAGCTGAAGGCGTTGAACGTGGTGGCGGGTGAACTGACGACCGCGGACCTGGCCGACATGATCGGCCAGGTCCGCGGCGGCGCCGATTCAGCCGACGTGGGGCGGGTGTGGCTGGACGCTCATCTGTGA
- a CDS encoding alpha/beta hydrolase, translated as MSFHLPLPVVATALRPFYRLSLNARLPYSVQRTLLDVGAPLQQVPAGAVVRPTVLAGRRAERITVGATERRAAVLYLHGGAYTIGSLATHRSLAAHIARESGSVVYTLDYRLAPEHPFPAGLEDAVAAYMELNTEHGYETEQLAVAGDSAGGGLTVAAARRLIDRHGVTPAALALISPWVDPGRRDTSRDRDLVVNTAWSFDAAEKYLGNGDARDPGYAPLQGNLAGLPPTLIHVGVDEVLYPQIMEFVDKLNESNVDVTLTEYARLWHVAHLQASLVREAADAVAELGAFLGSQMSVQPHPPHVG; from the coding sequence ATGAGTTTCCACCTCCCGCTGCCGGTCGTCGCGACGGCCCTCCGGCCGTTCTACCGCCTCAGCCTCAACGCGCGGCTTCCGTACTCGGTGCAGCGGACCCTTCTCGACGTGGGCGCTCCGTTGCAGCAGGTGCCCGCCGGTGCGGTCGTGCGCCCGACCGTTCTGGCCGGGCGGCGCGCGGAGCGGATCACGGTGGGGGCCACCGAACGCCGGGCCGCCGTCCTCTACCTGCACGGCGGTGCGTACACGATCGGTTCGCTCGCCACCCACCGATCGCTGGCCGCTCACATCGCCCGGGAATCGGGCAGCGTCGTGTATACCCTCGACTACCGGCTGGCTCCGGAACATCCGTTCCCGGCGGGGCTCGAGGACGCGGTCGCCGCGTACATGGAGCTGAACACCGAACATGGTTACGAGACAGAACAACTCGCCGTCGCAGGCGATTCGGCGGGCGGTGGCCTGACCGTCGCCGCTGCACGCCGCCTGATCGACCGGCACGGCGTGACCCCTGCGGCATTGGCGCTGATCTCCCCGTGGGTCGATCCCGGCAGGCGCGACACGTCCCGGGACCGGGATCTCGTCGTCAACACGGCGTGGTCGTTCGACGCCGCCGAGAAGTACCTGGGCAACGGCGACGCGCGGGATCCGGGTTACGCACCGTTGCAGGGAAATCTGGCGGGACTGCCGCCGACGTTGATCCACGTCGGGGTGGACGAGGTGCTCTACCCGCAGATCATGGAGTTCGTCGACAAGCTGAACGAGTCGAACGTGGACGTCACTCTCACCGAGTACGCCCGGCTGTGGCACGTCGCCCATCTACAGGCGTCCCTGGTCCGCGAGGCCGCGGACGCGGTCGCGGAACTCGGGGCGTTCCTGGGTTCACAGATGAGCGTCCAGCCACACCCGCCCCACGTCGGCTGA